GGTAAGGTCACCCGCAAGCAGCTCGAAGAGATCGCCAAGGCGAAGGAAGCCGACCTGACTGCAGCCGAGCTGGAAGCGGCGGTGCGTACGATTGCGGGTTCCGCCCGCAGCATGGGCCTGACGGTGGAGGGTTAAGCGATGGCACAGACCAAGCGACAGAAAGCAATCCGTGCTGCCGTGCAGCCGGGCAAGGCGTATTCGATCGACGAAGCGCTGAAGATCATCAAGTCCACCAGCAAGGCCAAGTTCGTCGAAGCCGTCGACGTGGCCGTGCGCCTGGGCGTGGATGCCAAGAAGTCCGACCAGCAGGTGCGCGGTTCCACCGTGCTGCCGGCCGGTACCGGCAAGAGCGTGCGCGTGGCGGTGTTCGCCCCGGCCGGCGCCAAGGCTGACGAAGCCCTGGCCGCTGGCGCCGAAGCCGTCGGCATGGACGACCTGGCCGAGAAGATGCAGGCCGGCGACCTGAACTACGACGTGGTCATCGCCACCCCGGACGCGATGCGCGTCGTCGGCAAGCTGGGCACGCTGCTGGGCCCGCGCGGCCTGATGCCGAACCCGAAGGTCGGCACCGTGTCGGCCAATCCGGCCGAAGCGGTGAAGAACGCCAAGTCGGGTCAGGTGCGCTACCGCACCGACAAGGCCGGCATCATCCACTGCACCATCGGCAAGGCCAGCTTCGAAGACGATGCGCTGAAGAACAACCTGCAGGCGCTGCTGATGGACCTGGTCAAGGCCAAGCCGGCGACCTCCAAGGGCACCTACCTGCAGAAGATCTCGGTGAGCTCGACCATGGGTCCGGGCGTCACCGTCGATCAGGCTTCGCTGTCCCTGAAGTAATCGCGACACGGCGGCGCTCCGCGAGGGGCGCCGCCGGTTCCACCCTTTTGAAGGCGTCGCCGAGGGGCAACTCGAGGCGAAGCCGTCAAAGACCGCAGGCGCGGTCGGCGCATACCGACGACGGGCACGGAAGCTCGATATGGCAAGGAGTCGCCGTCGGTACAGCGGGATCGCTTAATCCAGTCCTCTCGGGGACGGGCCGGCGTAGATGGTGCCGCCTTTCTGGAGTTTTTCTGGTTCAAGCCGACTCGGGTTTCCCGGGCGCGCTCACTCCAGGTCTGGAACGGCCACCAACTGGGATGCCATTCGGCGTCCCCGGCATCCAGGATGGAGGCCGCCCAGGACCGCAAGCGGCAGGAGCCGTGAGCGGAGTTTGTTTGAAGCAGGGATTCGGGATTCGGGATTGGGGATTGGCAAGAGCGCATCACGGCTCCTGCGACTCCCGAACCATCGGCCTCGAGCCCGGCTTTAACGGAGGAGTGCAATGGCTCTCAATCTGTCCCAGAAGCAAGAAGTCGTCGCCGAACTGGCAGACGTTGCCGCGAAGGCTCACTCCTTGGTTGCTGCCGAGTACGCCGGCATCACGGTCGCCCAGCTGACCGCGATGCGCAAGAAGGCGCGCGAAACCGGTGTGTACTTGCGTGTTGTCAAGAACACCCTGGCCTCGCGTGCCGTTGCCGGTACCGAATACGAGTGCGTCCAGGACGCGCTGGTCGGTCCGCTGCTGTATGCGTTCTCGACGGAAGAACCCGGCGCTGCCGGTCGTCTGATCAAGGAATTCGCCAAGGGTAACGACAAGCTGCAGGCCAAGGTCGTGTCTGTGGGTGGCCAGCTGTATCCGGCCGCTCATCTCGAGGTGCTGGCATCGCTGCCGACCCGCGAGCAGGCGCTGGCCATGCTGGCACGTGTCCTCGCCGAGCCGGCGAGCATGTTCGCCCGCGCGGTCAAGGCAGTGGGCGACAAGCTCGGTGGTGGCGAAGAAGCCCCCGCCGCAGCCGAAGAAGCCCCGGCCGAAACGGCTTAAGTTCGCGACACCTGAAACGGTTCACTAGAACCTCATCCAGAAAAAATTCCAAAGGTAATCACAATGTCCCTGTCTAACGAACAGATCGTCGACGCAATCGCCGAAAAGTCCCTCATGGAAGTGATGGAGCTGGTCAAGGCCATCGAAGAGAAGTTTGGCGTCTCCGCCGCCGCCCCGGTCGCCGCTGCCGGCCCGGCCGCTGCCGCCGCCCCGGTCGAAGAGCAGACCGAGTTCAACGTCATCCTGAAGGCTGTCGGCGAGAAGAAGGTCGAAGTCATTAAGGCCGTCCGCGCCATCACCGGCCTGGGCCTGAAGGAAGCGAAGGACCTGGTCGAAGGTGCTCCGCAGACCGTCAAGGAAGCTGTGTCGAAGGAAGATTCCGAGAAGTTCAAGAAGGATCTTGAGGCCGCCGGCGCGACCGTCGAAATCAAGTAATCGGCATCTTGCATCGCCAGCGTGTCAGGTGATGCATCGAAGGCTGGGGACGCAAGTCCCCGGCCTTTGGCCGTTGTTGCAAAGCCGGGATTGGAGATTCGGCATTGGGGATTCGATGGCGCTCGTTTGGCCCATCCCGAATCCCGTCATCCCCAGTCTCGGCCACACCGAGTTGGTAGTTGGAAGTAGCAAGAGAAGGCGTGCTGGTGCCGGCAATACCAGCGACTTCCAACTGACAATTTATGTTCACTCAGGGCCGCGGACGCGCGGCCCGCACAGCCAAGGTGATACCTCATGACGTCTTATTCGTTCACCGAAAAGAAGCGTATCCGCAAGGATTTCGGCAAGCAGCGCTCGATCCTCGAAGTGCCGTTCCTGCTGGCGATCCAGGTGGATTCCTACCGCGAGTTCCTGCAGGAGAACACCGAGCCGAACAAGCGTTCGGACCACGGCCTGCACGCGGCCCTGAAATCGGTGTTCCCGATCTCCAGCTACAGCGGCAACGCGGCCCTGGAGTACGTCGGCTACAAGCTGGGCGACCCGGTGTTCGACGAGCGTGAATGCCGCCAGCGCGGCATGAGCTACGGCGCCCCGCTGCGCGTGACCGTGCGCCTGGTGATCTACGACCGCGAGTCGTCGACCAAGGCCATCAAGTACGTGAAGGAGCAGGAGGTCTACCTCGGCGAGATCCCGCTGATGACCGACAACGGCACCTTCATCGTCAACGGCACCGAGCGCGTCATCGTCTCGCAGCTGCACCGCTCGCCGGGCGTGTTCTTCGACCACGACCGCGGCAAGACCCATAGCTCGGGCAAGCTGCTGTACAGCGCCCGCATCATTCCGTACCGCGGTTCCTGGCTGGACTTCGAGTTCGACCCGAAGGACGCGCTGTTCACCCGTATCGACCGCCGCCGCAAGCTGCCGGTGTCGATCCTGCTGCGCGCGCTGGGATACTCGAACGAAGAGATGCTGGCCGAGTTCTTCGAGATCAACACCTTCCACATCGATCCCAAGGAAGGCGTGCAGCTGGAGCTGGTGCCCGAGCGCCTGCGCGGCGAGACGCTGAACTTCGACCTGGCCGATGGCGACAAGGTCATCGTCGAGGCCGGCAAGCGCATCACCGCGCGCCACGTCAAGCAGCTGGAAGCCGCCGGCGTCGCCGCGCTGGCCGTCCCCGACGAGTACCTGGTCGGCCGCATCCTGTCGCACGACGTGGTCGATGCCTCGACCGGCGAACTGCTGGCCAGCGCCAACGACGAGATCAGCGAAGACCAGCTGACCGCGTTCCGCAAGGCCGGCGTCGACGCCGTGGGCACGCTGTGGGTCAACGACCTGGATCGTGGTCCGTACCTGTCCAACACCCTGCGCATCGATCCGACCAAGACCCAGCTGGAAGCGCTGGTCGAGATCTACCGCATGATGCGTCCCGGCGAGCCGCCGACCAAGGACGCCGCGCAGAACCTGTTCCACAACCTGTTCTTCACCTTCGAGCGCTACGACCTGTCCACTGTCGGCCGCATGAAGTTCAACCGCCGTGTCGGCCGCAAGGAAGTCACCGGCGAGTCGGTGCTGTACGACAAGAAGTACTTCGGCGAGCGCAACGACGAAGAGTCCAAGCGTCTGGTCGCCGAGCACGCCGACAGCTCCGACATCCTGGAAGTGATCAAGGTCCTGACCGAGATCCGCAACGGCCGCGGCGTGGTCGACGACATCGACCACCTCGGCAACCGTCGCGTGCGTTCGGTCGGCGAAATGGCCGAGAACGTGTTCCGCGTGGGCCTGGTCCGCGTCGAGCGCGCGGTCAAGGAGCGCCTGTCGATGGCCGAGTCCGAAGGCCTGACCCCGCAGGAACTGATCAACGCCAAGCCGGTGGCCGCCGCGATCAAGGAGTTCTTCGGCTCCTCGCAGCTGTCGCAGTTCATGGACCAGAACAACCCGCTGTCGGAAGTGACGCACAAGCGTCGCGTCTCCGCGCTGGGCCCGGGCGGTCTGACCCGCGAGCGCGCCGGCTTCGAAGTGCGCGACGTGCATCCGACCCACTACGGCCGCGTCTGCACCATCGAGACGCCGGAAGGCCCGAACATCGGCCTGATCAACTCGCTGGCGGTGTATGCCCGCACCAACCAGTACGGCTTCCTGGAGACGCCGTACCGCAAGGTGCTGGACGGCCAGATCACCGACGACGTCGAGTACCTGTCGGCGATCGAGGAGAACGAGTACGTGATCGCGCAGGCCAACGCGCTGCACGATTCCAAGAGCCGCCTGACCGAGCAGTTCGTGCCGTGCCGCTACCAGGGCGAGTCGCTGCTGAAGCCGCCGGCCGAAGTGCACTTCATGGACGTGTCGCCGATGCAGACCGTGTCCATCGCGGCGGCGCTGGTGCCGTTCCTGGAGCACGATGACGCCAACCGCGCGCTGATGGGCGCGAACATGCAGCGCCAGGCCGTGCCGACGCTGCGTGCGCAGAAGCCGCTGGTCGGTACCGGCATCGAGCGCGCCGTGGCGCGCGACTCGGGCGTGACCGTCAACGCCAAGCGCGGCGGCGTGATCGAGCAGATCGACGCGGCGCGCATCGTGGTCAAGGTCAACGAGGAAGAGATCGGCGGCGGCACCGATGCCGGCGTGGACATCTACAACCTGATCAAGTACACGCGCTCCAACCAGAACACCTGCATCAACCAGCGTCCGCTGGTCAATGTGGGCGACGTGATCGCGCGCGGCGACGTGCTGGCCGACGGTCCATCGACCGACATCGGCGAGCTGGCCCTGGGCCAGAACATGCTGATCGCGTTCATGCCGTGGAACGGCTACAACTTCGAAGACTCCATCCTGCTTTCCGAGCGCGTGGTGGAAGAGGATCGCTACACCACGATCCACATCGAAGAGCTGACCTGCGTGGCGCGCGACACCAAGCTCGGGCCGGAGGAAATCTCCGCCGACATCCCGAACGTGTCCGAGCAGGCGCTGAACCGCCTGGACGAGTCGGGCGTGGTGTACATCGGCGCCGAAGTGCGCGCCGGCGACATCATGGTCGGCAAGGTCACGCCGAAGGGCGAGAGCCAGCTGACTCCGGAAGAGAAGCTGCTGCGCGCGATCTTCGGCGAGAAGGCCTCGGACGTGAAGGACAGCTCGCTGCGCGTGCCGCCGGGCATGGACGGCACCGTCATCGACGTGCAGGTGTTCACCCGCGACGGCATCGAGAAGGACAAGCGCGCCCGCCAGATCGAGGAAAACGAGATCAAGCGGGTCAAGAAGGACTTCGACGACCAGTTCCGCATCCTGGAAAGCGCGATCTACGCGCGTCTGCGCGCCCAGCTGATCGGTAAGGTCGCCAACGGCGGTCCGAACCTGAAGAAGGGCGACACCATCACCGACGCGTACCTGGACGGGCTGAAGAAGGCCGACTGGTTCGCGCTGCGGATGAAGGACGAGGAGCCGTCGGACGCGATCGAGCGCGCGCAGAAGCAGATCCAGGCGCACGAGAAGGAATTCGAGCGTCGCTTCGCCGACAAGCGCGGCAAGATCACCGCCGGCGACGACCTCGCCCCGGGCGTGCTGAAGATGGTCAAGGTGTTCCTGGCGGTGAAGCGCCGCATCCAGCCCGGCGACAAGATGGCCGGTCGCCACGGCAACAAGGGTGTCGTGTCGATGATCCAGCCGATCGAGGACATGCCGTACATGGCCAACGGCGAGACCGTGGACATCGTGCTGAACCCGCTGGGCGTGCCGTCGCGCATGAACATCGGCCAGGTGCTGGAAGTGCATCTGGGTTGGGCCGCCAAGGGCCTGGGTCGCAAGATCCAGAACATGCTCGAAGCGCAGACCAAGGTCGCCGACCTGCGCAAGTTCCTGACCCAGATCTACAACCACGACCAGAAGCTGGGCGAGGACCGTGTGGACCTGGATCAGTTCAGCGACGCGGAGCTGCTGCGCCTGGCCGGCAACCTGACCGACGGCGTGCCGATGGCCACCCCGGTGTTCGACGGTGCGACGGAGGCGGAGATCAAGCACATGCTCGAGCTCGCCGACCTGCCGATCAGCGGCCAGACCCAGCTGTACGACGGCCGCACCGGCGAGGCGTTCGATCGCCACACCACGGTCGGCTACATGCACATGCTGAAGCTGAACCACCTG
This sequence is a window from Xanthomonas sp. CFBP 8443. Protein-coding genes within it:
- the rplA gene encoding 50S ribosomal protein L1; translated protein: MAQTKRQKAIRAAVQPGKAYSIDEALKIIKSTSKAKFVEAVDVAVRLGVDAKKSDQQVRGSTVLPAGTGKSVRVAVFAPAGAKADEALAAGAEAVGMDDLAEKMQAGDLNYDVVIATPDAMRVVGKLGTLLGPRGLMPNPKVGTVSANPAEAVKNAKSGQVRYRTDKAGIIHCTIGKASFEDDALKNNLQALLMDLVKAKPATSKGTYLQKISVSSTMGPGVTVDQASLSLK
- the rplJ gene encoding 50S ribosomal protein L10; translation: MALNLSQKQEVVAELADVAAKAHSLVAAEYAGITVAQLTAMRKKARETGVYLRVVKNTLASRAVAGTEYECVQDALVGPLLYAFSTEEPGAAGRLIKEFAKGNDKLQAKVVSVGGQLYPAAHLEVLASLPTREQALAMLARVLAEPASMFARAVKAVGDKLGGGEEAPAAAEEAPAETA
- the rplL gene encoding 50S ribosomal protein L7/L12 encodes the protein MSLSNEQIVDAIAEKSLMEVMELVKAIEEKFGVSAAAPVAAAGPAAAAAPVEEQTEFNVILKAVGEKKVEVIKAVRAITGLGLKEAKDLVEGAPQTVKEAVSKEDSEKFKKDLEAAGATVEIK
- the rpoB gene encoding DNA-directed RNA polymerase subunit beta, which encodes MTSYSFTEKKRIRKDFGKQRSILEVPFLLAIQVDSYREFLQENTEPNKRSDHGLHAALKSVFPISSYSGNAALEYVGYKLGDPVFDERECRQRGMSYGAPLRVTVRLVIYDRESSTKAIKYVKEQEVYLGEIPLMTDNGTFIVNGTERVIVSQLHRSPGVFFDHDRGKTHSSGKLLYSARIIPYRGSWLDFEFDPKDALFTRIDRRRKLPVSILLRALGYSNEEMLAEFFEINTFHIDPKEGVQLELVPERLRGETLNFDLADGDKVIVEAGKRITARHVKQLEAAGVAALAVPDEYLVGRILSHDVVDASTGELLASANDEISEDQLTAFRKAGVDAVGTLWVNDLDRGPYLSNTLRIDPTKTQLEALVEIYRMMRPGEPPTKDAAQNLFHNLFFTFERYDLSTVGRMKFNRRVGRKEVTGESVLYDKKYFGERNDEESKRLVAEHADSSDILEVIKVLTEIRNGRGVVDDIDHLGNRRVRSVGEMAENVFRVGLVRVERAVKERLSMAESEGLTPQELINAKPVAAAIKEFFGSSQLSQFMDQNNPLSEVTHKRRVSALGPGGLTRERAGFEVRDVHPTHYGRVCTIETPEGPNIGLINSLAVYARTNQYGFLETPYRKVLDGQITDDVEYLSAIEENEYVIAQANALHDSKSRLTEQFVPCRYQGESLLKPPAEVHFMDVSPMQTVSIAAALVPFLEHDDANRALMGANMQRQAVPTLRAQKPLVGTGIERAVARDSGVTVNAKRGGVIEQIDAARIVVKVNEEEIGGGTDAGVDIYNLIKYTRSNQNTCINQRPLVNVGDVIARGDVLADGPSTDIGELALGQNMLIAFMPWNGYNFEDSILLSERVVEEDRYTTIHIEELTCVARDTKLGPEEISADIPNVSEQALNRLDESGVVYIGAEVRAGDIMVGKVTPKGESQLTPEEKLLRAIFGEKASDVKDSSLRVPPGMDGTVIDVQVFTRDGIEKDKRARQIEENEIKRVKKDFDDQFRILESAIYARLRAQLIGKVANGGPNLKKGDTITDAYLDGLKKADWFALRMKDEEPSDAIERAQKQIQAHEKEFERRFADKRGKITAGDDLAPGVLKMVKVFLAVKRRIQPGDKMAGRHGNKGVVSMIQPIEDMPYMANGETVDIVLNPLGVPSRMNIGQVLEVHLGWAAKGLGRKIQNMLEAQTKVADLRKFLTQIYNHDQKLGEDRVDLDQFSDAELLRLAGNLTDGVPMATPVFDGATEAEIKHMLELADLPISGQTQLYDGRTGEAFDRHTTVGYMHMLKLNHLVDDKMHARSTGPYSLVTQQPLGGKAQFGGQRFGEMEVWALEAYGAAYTLQEMLTVKSDDVQGRNQMYKNIVDGEHEMVAGMPESFNVLVKEIRSLAINMELED